tgttaaaatatgtagtaataagcaattcttatataataattattagttgattaaatataaatgtcatattaatacataattacatttatatgttaCGTCCTACGTCTTACACAATCTTTCCCTTGCGCAACTTTCAATGATTAACTGGCAGAATTCAAAGAGACTCTTGGTAATGGAAATTTTTCCGTTACCAAAAGTGAACGCTCAAATATCTGACTAACAACTTAAAACACCATTCcagacaaataataataacaacaaaataataaaaacaatctttcggaactgaaaatttgtttaaacagGCACGAagtgtgaaaaattttaatatcgccATATCTGAGTGAGATAAGTAATACGCACACGGTTCCGTCCCAGATAATTGATTTCACAACCTAAAAGGGAACCATCGAACGGTATTTCTGCAAAACGGAGTAAAATCGACTTCCCAGTCGTTTTGACCCGTTTGTagaaacaaacaaacaaaccGTTCGACTCACAGAGTCAGATCCTTTAAGTTCTGACCTGCGAGTTATACACTTTAGTTACGGCCCGACCGCCCTTCCCCAGGTAGGacgtaacaataatttatttgtttcattatataaagaaattattaatttgaaagataTCATTTAGAAGCTGATAATCTTTTAAagatattcttataaaaataatttttaatgcaataaatatattaacatgaTTCCTTTTTTCATAGGTTTCCCCTTTGTTCACTGCAAAGTGTACTTCtgatttcattattaaaattttgtcctCTACAAGTTCCTTTCTTACTTTTCTGATAAAATACATTGCGTTCAATGCAAACATCAAATTtgtaagttaatattatttattcgattATATCAGTGCTCAGAATTAGATGCACGTTTCGAGTCGATTCTCGAGACGATGCCTCTTATCCCCCTACTAACGCTCAAGGCTCGACGACCAAGCCGCCGATAGCGCGTCTAAGGTTCTGACTCAGGAGCGTCtctatataaatgttaataacgaTTTCATGAAAGGAACAATCcaagcctatttcttatacagAGACGCTCCTGAGCCAAAACATTAGACGCGCTATTGGCGGCTCGACCGTCAAGCCTCGAGCGTTAGTAGGGAGATAAGAGGCGTCGTCTCGAGAATCGACTCAAAATGTGCATTTAATTCCGAGGACTGGATTATACTAATATCTCACggctattaaatatatttacatttaataatgttttacaaaaaaaaatgatattataaatttaattgatatgtAGGTAAAGGATTTACTGGCACAAATTGAACATACATACAATCAATTAAAAGATGAAAATGAACATGCtatcatagaaaaatatggatACATTGCAAAATGGTACACTGCTGTACTTGGAAGTAAGAATCAAGTTCATAGATTTTTGCATACGTTTATGCTTTCATTTAAAACATAACTTATTGAAATTGAACCAAAAATAAACCTTGTAcactacaataattattataatataaaatgtgtataattaataatatattattagtatcaaatttattaaaattgcataaagtggcaaacattgcaaaatatctgAGTACGAAGTgagaaacaatataatttcattataatggattatatataaattaatcattgaaTTGAtgattaactttaaaaaatattttttaacttatatttttgtatgataTAACGtacagcaatttttttaaattttatagcaaatctataaataatatttttttaacgctTTTAGCATTTGGTATTTTTGGTACATCTCTTTTTATTATCACCCAATATTGGACAAGTattcttgatattattttaccgATAAATGAATCTCGATCATTCCACGTGCAAATTATAACGGAATACTTTATCGACcaacagaaatatttctttttaattacactGCATGTAACAACAGCTTATTGCATAGGGATGGCTACACTAATAGCGACAGGAACAATACTTGTTGCATTTATCCAACATTTTTGTGGAATGTTTAGACTCGCTAGGTACGAAGTAACATGGAAACAgctataaatattcaaattataaaaataatgtattattattctataaagaAGTAACGTTTACTTTATGAAGACAAAATATATGCgagtaaataaaaagttgataatttatattgatttagtTTTTTACAGTTATCGTATTGAACGcatgatgaaaattattatattagaaaataataatcctaaaagcaaatatttaattcgtgATGAGATAACTTGCGCTGTAGACATTCATCGTCAAGCAATGAAGTTTGTATCTATCTCGATAATGTATACATACaacatatcaataaatttttatttttaaagattaggCGAACTAATGTCGTCGAAATTTGAAGTCATGTTATGTTGTTTAATAGTTATGGGAGTGATTTCTCTGAGTCTCAATCTTTTACGAGTAAgcttcaaatttaaatttttaaactttattatgaaattattactattccattaaaacttaattttaataataccaTTATGTTAAGAATAATCTTTCTATCTTATTGTTATTTCACCAActgtacataatttttcttgatataaatCTATTGCATTTTCTGCTATTTAAAGATAAgaagataagaaaaatttacaatgtattataatttgatataacaTAAACAGAACATTTACGATTAGTTTAATATTAGATTTCACAAATTGCATCATCTGACAAGAATAATGTTAAGGAAATGGTATGGCCCTTTGTGTTATCAACTGCCAGTATACTATACATGTTTACAGCGAATTATATCGGACAAGATATTATAGATCTCAATAATTACTTATTCGTTACTATGTAAGagatttattatgaaatataattgcacaagattttataatataaataattaaaataaaaactaatgcTATGTGTGTGGAGTTATcagctaaaaattatttgtaaatgttttaCTATTTGTCAACTcacagatattttattcataaaaaaccGTAGATACAATGTTCCGTGGTACATAATTCCTTTGAATATGCAGAAAATAATACTCTTCCTGTTGCAAAGGGGCACCAAAGAATATGTAATTAGTGTCGGTGGACTTTTTGTGGGATCGTTAGAATGTTTTGCCacggtaaaaaatatattgtatttttattagaaatatattgtatttttgtcggaataaaagaaaatattttattgcagttgGTAAAGGCTTCGGTATCTTATTTTACTGTCATACATTCTACACGATGAAGATAGATCGTAgcagaatataatataatagtagttaaatataataataattaaaagtacagTAGTTTTAAGaactagataaaaaataaaagtttttatcttctataacatgcattttatttttttcgaagtaaaaaatttaatttcttaaatatatataacataaactGAAATGTTTTGTGgctaaaacaatttaataatgattagtGGCTAAAATTCGATCAGAGAAGTTGGTGCAAATTCTTACGTGGCATTGGAACTAATTATCAgcagttttttatattcatttgaatataaataacaataattaattttacattacgtTTCTAATTTTAACTTCTATAATTCACGATATTCAAACTAATATGTATCGTATAGCATACAAAAagcagtaaaaatttttttctcaaaaaataaaCGTACGATAGATATAAAAGCTATAAGAGCTCGCATGGAAATGACGTTGTCattgaaaaaagagaaaaacgcaTGTGCAGCATTGGCACAAATAATTGTCTtctagatattatttttttctctctatgaaaaattttgaagtttatttaatttgaaatcaatTGCTTATATACATGCAcattttactaataaattcGTTGAATTGCACATGTTTTGATCTCACGATAGTATCTTGTGTTACCCTCAACTGAAAAATTTACGCTGAAACATATGCTAGAAAATgagttattgaatatttaatcgatACGTCGAGGAAGAAGGGGGTGAGagcatatttatgaatttcattGTAGTCATACATATTCCGGTGCTCGAAAAGAGATGATCTCTATCGAGACacaatattttagtttgaataaaattcttctgCTCTCTGTTGGTTTATGGCCTTATCAAAAATCAAAACTtgttcaatttcaatttattttaatcattagtATTCTTACGACCTTTGTTATGGTTCAGGTAagacaatattaaaaagttatttttatgtaatatataaattataatctgtattaaaaattttgtacaatattacaaattaatgttataatacgtaataaaagttgattatttattgactATTCGTTGATTGTGTATagatgttattataatattgtataataatttcaattatacgatttttatttgtttaattattatgtacaatttaaaattcattatttgaaagttgctaattatataagaaaaattaattttcgataCAATACACATATTAACAACAGAATTATTGTTTATAGTTCACTAcattttttacttcaaaatGTACTCTTGATTTCATTGTCAACATTTTTTCTAAcgcatttttctttgttattattgttataaaatatgtcgCATTTGGTGTCAATACTGAAATTGTAAGTTAACAattcatgttatttattcaaacaCACATGTACATATACCTcggcaaaattttatttttaacaatttttttatttataaggaaataatattataagtaatctaattaatatatagatCAAAGATTTATTAGCACAACTTCAACATATATACAACCACTTACGAGATGAAAATGAATGTGCTATCATTGAAAAGTATGGATATATTGCGAAACGTTATACGGTTATGCTTGCAAGTAAGTGTATCATAGATTTTTACATACACGTTTAAACTGTCTATTTAACATGTAAGCtgtcaaaaattgataaaaaataaatttggcagactataataaattctttatacatACGCATATAACATGATACATATACGAGgacttactaaaataataaatctgcGGTTGATATAcatgtatgcatatatatacagggtgttctattataaaacatccacGCAAATTACTCCGAAGATAAGGGTGATAGCAAAAAATGACCTTAACAAACGTTGTAGGATTAAAAGAGGGCCAACTGAGGGTaaccttgactttgacctcgcagttgattttcaaggtcatttaaaggtcagagtaatttttttaaatggaaacccctatttttgattccaaaatttaatagctggtgtcaagagcttttcaaaacactataataaagttatttttcattaagtacttttcgagttatgaggcttgtaaattacagtattttgacataaaatacaaaatatcttgtaaaacattcaatttttgggaattttaccttaatacttttatgtataaaataatgagacgaatcaattggtataaagaaaacacattggttttaaaaaaaagtatgcagttgcatattgcaaactacatattttttcttgaaagcaactatgtgttttctttataccaattgattcgtctcattattttatgcataaaagtattaaggtaagattcccaaaaattgaatgttttacaagatattttgtattttatgtcaaaatactgtaatttacaagcctcataactcgaaaagtacttaatgaaaaataacttcattatagtgttttgaaaagctcatgacaccagctattagattttggaatcaaaaataggggtttttattttaaaaaattactctgaccttcaaatgaccttgaaaatcaactgcgaggtcaaagtcaaggtcaccctCAGTTGGCCCCCTTTTAATCCTACAACGTTTGTTAAGGTCATTTTTTGCTATCACCCTTATCTTCGGAGTAATTTGCgtggatgttttataatgggacaccctgtatatacaatattgtatatgtatatacgtctGTATATGACTGATACACGAACTGTGTacttaaaatatgtatgtaataaatgtaattaatggTAAATTTGTTCAAATTGCGTAAAATAGCAAATGTTGCTACTACTTATCACTCGAgtttttttactgtaataaatatacataaatcgataattaaattaaaaattaaagttaaaaattaaaaattaattaaaataatgttaaattttataatacatatgcGTGTGTGGTGTAATGTAAagcatttgaaatatataaaatattttatagcgaAATAACAACGATcgaatagtaaaataatgaataattttttcttgaatgcTTTCAGTGATTGGTATTTTtggcatatttatttttattgtcatcCAATATGAAACAAGTGTccttgatattattttaccaATAAATGAATCTCGACCACATCGCATACAAATCACGACGGAATACTTCATCGATcaacagaaatatttctttttacttgtATTGCATGCAACAGCAGCATTTTGCCTAGGGGCGACTACAATAATAGCGGTAGGAACAATGCTCATTGCGTATCTCCTACATACGTGTGGCATGTTTAGAATCGCCAGGTATGAAACAGACGTACAAATATAaccatacatatattaattataaaaaaaactgcatttttattttgatcaaatAAAGATAATGTTTATCTTACAAAGTcaataaaaacacataaatGCGGTAAACATTTTTACTTGTTATTCACAGTTATCGTATTGAACACACGCTGAGAATTAAtgtattagaaaataataattataaaaaaattaatttaatgtacgACGAGATATTTTGTGCTGTAGACATTCATCG
This DNA window, taken from Linepithema humile isolate Giens D197 chromosome 7, Lhum_UNIL_v1.0, whole genome shotgun sequence, encodes the following:
- the LOC137001316 gene encoding odorant receptor 43a-like, giving the protein MISIEQHFNLNRYLLLAVGLWPYQQSKLVRLQFLFFFGILMTAAVAQVSPLFTAKCTSDFIIKILSSTSSFLTFLIKYIAFNANIKFVKDLLAQIEHTYNQLKDENEHAIIEKYGYIAKWYTAVLGTFGIFGTSLFIITQYWTSILDIILPINESRSFHVQIITEYFIDQQKYFFLITLHVTTAYCIGMATLIATGTILVAFIQHFCGMFRLASYRIERMMKIIILENNNPKSKYLIRDEITCAVDIHRQAMKLGELMSSKFEVMLCCLIVMGVISLSLNLLRISQIASSDKNNVKEMVWPFVLSTASILYMFTANYIGQDIIDLNNYLFVTIYNVPWYIIPLNMQKIILFLLQRGTKEYVISVGGLFVGSLECFATLVKASVSYFTVIHSTR